Within Candidatus Eremiobacterota bacterium, the genomic segment GCTGTCGGGATCCTTGACCTGCTTCACTTTGACGACGTCGAAGAACGCGCCGACCGTCGCTCCCTTCGCCGACCCGATGTTGAGGATCACGTTGCCGCCGTCAACTTCGATGACGCGGCCGGTGAGGCTTGGCGGAGCGGGGCCCGAACTGAATTTGGTGGGGTCGAGGTGCTGCGAGATCAGACCGGCCTCGTCGTTGATGAGATGGCCCATCGACGAGTTGATGAAGTTCGAGTTCGAGTAGCTTCCCGCCGTGTAGCCGGAGAAACCGGCGCCGCTGAGCGAGGTCGAGTTCTGGGTCTTTTCGTCGTTGAACGCCTGCACGATCCGGCCGGTCACGGCGTCGACGACTTTGACGGAGACCTTGATCGTGACGCGGTCGTTCCGGATGCTCCCGGCTGCCGCCCCCGCGATCCCGCCGATAAGGCCGCCCAGGGCGCCGCCGCTGCTGCCGGTGTGATCAAACTGGATCACGTTGCCGGAGATGAGGTAACGCGCTCCGACCAAACGGCCCGCGGCGATCGCTGTCGTCGGGTCCACCGCGCCGCTGGCATTCAGCTTGTGCTCCGCCAACGTCGAGTCGATGTTCTTGCGGTCAAGGACGTCGTACTTCCCGCTGTTGACGAGTTGGTCGGTGACGAGGTCGGAAAGCGCGACACCCGGTTGAAAGTTTCCCCACCAGGTAGAGGTGAGGCCGACGGTGCTGAAATCGAGCACTGCAACGCGAGGACCGGCCGCGTTCGCCGGCGGCGGTGCGCCGAGCACGCTGGCCGTCAGGAACGCGGCTGCGGAGGTCGCAAGGAAACTACGTCGCACGGAATGGCCCTCCGAGTCAAGGGTATACGGGGCTTACGAACCGACCATCTCCTTACTCTTCCGCGCTCCTCGGCCCCTGCCTTGACCCAAGCGCGACGCCACTTCGATCGTCGATGCGGCGGGCGCTCGACTCATGGCCGGCCGGTGCCCGGGCTAATGGTCCCGGAGCGTACATTCGGCGCGATGAAAATCTGCGCAGAAGCATTGACCCCCAACCAGTTCTGAACATCGGCTGCTACGCTGTCGACAACGAACCGGAGACGACAGACGCCGCCGGTCGTCCTGAGGTACACAGCAATCATGTTCAACCGTCTTTCCAAGTTCTTCGTCGCGACCGGCGCGGCCGCGGCCGTCACGACCGGCGCGATGATGCCGCGCCCGGCCTCGGCCGACACGACGTCCACGCTGCTCACCGCGGCCGGAATCATCGGCGCGATCGTGCTCTACAGCAACTATCAGCACAAACAAGCGGCCGCGAACACCGTCGTCGGCTACACCGGCAACGGCGGAACCGTCTACGGCGACGGCCGCATCGTGATGCCGAACGGCGTGACGTACTACCCGAACGGCAACGGCGGCTACACCAGCAGCAACGGAAGCCAGTACGGCTACAACAACGGCTATTACAACAACGGCGGGTACTACAACAACGGCTCGCAGTACAACGGCCAGTACAACAACGGTTACTACAACGGACAGTACAACAACGGCTACTACAACAACGGTAGCCAGTACAACGGCAGCCAGTACAACAACAACGGCCGCTGGAACAACAACAGCGCCCGCGACCGCGACGACCGCAACCGCCGCGGCCAGGACGACCGCAACCGCCGCGGCCACTAGCCGGTCTGGGCGGGCATGGGCTCGCACAGCTGGCTCGCCTTCGCGCTCGTCGCGGTTCTCGTCTCGCTGATCCCCGGACCCGCCGTCGTCTCGGTCGTCTCGACCGCGCTGCGCGGCGGGTTCCGCGCGTCGCTGGCCGCCAACGCGGGCGTTCTGACCGGCGACGCGATCTTCGTCGCCGCCGCGGCGCTCGGCCTCGGCGCACTGCTGGTCGCCTCGCAGCCGCTGTTCCTCGCCGTCCGCTGGCTGGGGATCGTGTACCTCGCCTACCTCGGCGTGCGCGCGCTGCTCGACCGCGGGACGGCGTTCTCGTTCGATGCGGCGCCGAACGGCGAGCGGCGCGCCTTCCGGCTCGGTCTGACGACGCAGCTTGCAAATCCGAAGATCATCGTGTTCTTCGGCGCGCTGCTCCCGCAGTTCGTCGATCCGGCACGTCCGGCCGCGTTGCAGTTCGTTCTGCTCGGCGCGACGTTCATCGTCAGCGACGCGCTCGTCTTCGCCGGCTACGGCGCGCTCGCGCACCGCGCGCGCACGCTGCTCAAGACGCCGCGCGCCGCCCGCCTCACTTCGCGCGTCACCGGCACGGTAATGCTCGGCGCCGCCGCGCGCCTCGCCGCCGAACGCTGACCCGCTGAAACGAAAGCACCATCGCGTTACGCGGCAACCGCGGTGCGCGCGATCAGCTTTGCCACCGGCGGACCGCTCGCGATGACGACGAAGATGCGCAGCGTCTGAACCGCCAGCACGAGCGGGACGTTAGCGCCGCTGCCGAGCGCGATCACGGTCACCGAGTCGAGCCCGCCCGGCGTGGTCGCCAGGTACGCGGTCAGCGCGTCGACGTGGACCGTCGCGACGAGCAGCGCCGCCGAGGCGCAGCACAGCAGGATCAAGATCATCGTCGAGACGACCAGCTGCGGCAGCACGCGCAGCGCGTAGCGCACGGTCGCGCGCGTGTACAGCAAGCCGATCGTCAAACCGATCGCGAGATACGCCACGTCGAGCACCGGAGCGGGCACGGCGATCCGCACCAGACCCGTCCCGTGCAGCACCGCGCCGAGCACCATCGGGCCGAGCAGCGCACCGGCGGGAACCTTGAGCCGTAATGCCGCGACCGCGCCGATCACCGCGACGGCGAGCGTCTCGAACACCGCCGCGTCGCCCGACAGGCGCTGCGCGACGGCGGGGTGCGCGTGAGCCGCGCCGTGAACCAGCGCGCGGGAGACCGCCGAGGCGGAGAGCACGACCAGCGTCACGCGCAGGTACTGCATGAACGCGACGATCCGCGGGTCGGCGCCGTAGTCCGCGCTCATCGCCGTCATCGCCGCGGCGCCGCCCGGCGCCGATCCCCAGGCCGCGGTCGGCGCCGGGATCGAGCTGAACCGCGCGAGCATCCAGCCGGCCACCGCCGCCGCCACGATCGTCGAGCCCACGACGAACGCGATCACCGCCCACGAGTGCGCGATCGAGACGATGACGGGCGGGGTGAAGGTCTGGGCGATCAGCGTTCCGATCGCCGCCTGCGCGGCTACGAAGAGGCCCGACGGCATGCGCAGGTCGACCAGCCCGCTCGCCGAGGCCGCGATCGCGACGACGAGCGGCGCGATCAGCCACGGCGCCGGGATCCCGAGCCGCTCCAACACGAGCGCCCCGCCCGCGCCGGCGGCGAGCAGCGCGGTCCACTGCAGAGCGGCGCCGGACGTCACGCCCGCCACGACCCCGGCGGCACCGCCGAAGCTTCGCTTGCGGCTCTGATATCGCTGTGATATGATGGACGAACCATGCGGGCCTTCCCAGCGCGCTTGGACGACCACGTGTACGACGAGCTGAAACGCCGGTCGGAGACCGAACGCAAGAGCATGAACGCGGTGCTGAACGAGTCGCTTGAGCGCCACTTTCGCGGGCAGTCGGACGCGAAGGCGGCATTGCTGCGCGCGTTGGCCGCGCTCGACGAAAGCGAGCGGAGCACGGCGTGACCGCGGCGTACAAGCTTGGTTCGACCATGGCACGCACTCTCGAATCGCTCGATCCCGGAACCCCGGTCTACGCGGGTTCGACCCGCGTCGGCGACGTTCGCGCGGTCTACGCGCAGGGCGACGCGCGGATCGCCGAGCTGGTGATCGTGCGCTGGGACGCGAGCGGCGAGGACGTCGCGGTGCCGACCACCGAGATCGAGTCGCTCGACGACGGCGGCGTGCAGTTGATTCGTAAAGAAGCCGACCAGTACGCCGATCTGGCGCCGTTCGACGCGCAGCGCTTTGCGACGATGAAGAAGCTGAAGTGACGCAGCCGCTCAGCACGGGACAGCCCGCGGCCGGCCAAGCCGCTTCGAACGGCGCGGCGGCGCCGGTGAAGCTGAAGTTTTCGGTCGTCGTCCCGACCTACAACGAAGCCGGCGGGATCGAGAAGCTCATCGCCACGCTGTCGGACGTCTTTCGCGCGAACGGGCTCGACGGCGAGATCGTCGTCGTCGACGACAACTCGCCCGACGGCACCGGCGCAATCGTCGACCGCCTCGAGCGCGAAGGCTATCCGGTGCGCTGCCTGCACCGGCCGGGCAAGATGGGGCTTTCGTCCGGAGTCATCGACGGCTGGAACTTCGCCCGCGCCGACTCGCAGGCGCTCGGGGCGATGGACGCCGACTTCTCGCACGACGCGAACATCCTCCCGCGGATGGTGCGCGCGCTGCAGGACGAGGGGTACGGCCTGGCGATCGGCTCGCGCTACGTTCCCGGCGGTGGGATCGCGAACTGGCCGAAGCGCCGCATCATCACCTCGCGCGTCGCGATCGCGCTGGCGCAGCCGCTCACGCCGGTCAAAGACATCACCTCCGGCTATTTTCTGGTGAAACGCGAAGCGCTGCAGGGCGTCGAGCTCGACCCGATCGGGTTCAAGATCGGCCTGGAGGTGATCGCGAAGGCGCACTACGGCCGCGCGCTCGAGGTTCCGTACGTGTTCACCGACCGCGTCGCGGGCGAGTCGAAGCTCAACCAGGGCGAGATTTTCAACTACCTCAAGCAGCTCGGGCGCATCTACGGCGCGCGGCTGCGCGGAAGGCCGTAGATTCATGCCGATGCCGGAGTGGCTGCGTTTGCGGCGCGCGCAACCTGTCCCGGCCGAAGAGGCCGCGCAGTGGACCAAGTGTCCGAAGTGCGGCACGATGATCTACCGCCCCGATCTCGCCGCGAACTTGTGGGTGTGCTCGACCTGCGGACACCACTTCCGGATGCACGCGTTCGACCGCATCTCGACGCTGGTCGACGGAGATTTCACCGAGATCGGCGGCGAGCTGATCCCCGGCGACCCGCTCGGCTGGACGGACAAAGTATCGTATGCGCAGAAGCTGCAGCGCGATCGTGAGAAGTCGCAGCTCACCGAGGGCGTCGTCTGCGGGTTCGGCTCGATCGGCGGCTTTCCGGTCGCGCTCGGCGTCATGGACTTCAACTTCCGCGGCGGAACGATGGGGACGGTCGTTGGCGAGCGGATCACGCAGCTCTTCGAGCGCGCGCGCGAGCGCAAGCTGCCGTGCGTCGTCTTCACCGCCAGCGGCGGCGCGCGCATGGAAGAGGGGATGCTGGCGCTGATGCAGATGGCGAAGACGACGCTCGCGGTCCGGCGCTTCCACGACGAGGGCGGCTACTACGTCAGCGTGCTGACCGATCCGACGACCGGCGGCGTCTCGGCCTCGTTCGCGTTTCAGGCCGACGTAATTCTGGCCGAAGCGAAG encodes:
- a CDS encoding LysE family translocator, with protein sequence MGSHSWLAFALVAVLVSLIPGPAVVSVVSTALRGGFRASLAANAGVLTGDAIFVAAAALGLGALLVASQPLFLAVRWLGIVYLAYLGVRALLDRGTAFSFDAAPNGERRAFRLGLTTQLANPKIIVFFGALLPQFVDPARPAALQFVLLGATFIVSDALVFAGYGALAHRARTLLKTPRAARLTSRVTGTVMLGAAARLAAER
- a CDS encoding AbrB family transcriptional regulator; its protein translation is MSQRYQSRKRSFGGAAGVVAGVTSGAALQWTALLAAGAGGALVLERLGIPAPWLIAPLVVAIAASASGLVDLRMPSGLFVAAQAAIGTLIAQTFTPPVIVSIAHSWAVIAFVVGSTIVAAAVAGWMLARFSSIPAPTAAWGSAPGGAAAMTAMSADYGADPRIVAFMQYLRVTLVVLSASAVSRALVHGAAHAHPAVAQRLSGDAAVFETLAVAVIGAVAALRLKVPAGALLGPMVLGAVLHGTGLVRIAVPAPVLDVAYLAIGLTIGLLYTRATVRYALRVLPQLVVSTMILILLCCASAALLVATVHVDALTAYLATTPGGLDSVTVIALGSGANVPLVLAVQTLRIFVVIASGPPVAKLIARTAVAA
- a CDS encoding polyprenol monophosphomannose synthase; its protein translation is MTQPLSTGQPAAGQAASNGAAAPVKLKFSVVVPTYNEAGGIEKLIATLSDVFRANGLDGEIVVVDDNSPDGTGAIVDRLEREGYPVRCLHRPGKMGLSSGVIDGWNFARADSQALGAMDADFSHDANILPRMVRALQDEGYGLAIGSRYVPGGGIANWPKRRIITSRVAIALAQPLTPVKDITSGYFLVKREALQGVELDPIGFKIGLEVIAKAHYGRALEVPYVFTDRVAGESKLNQGEIFNYLKQLGRIYGARLRGRP
- a CDS encoding acetyl-CoA carboxylase carboxyltransferase subunit beta — protein: MPMPEWLRLRRAQPVPAEEAAQWTKCPKCGTMIYRPDLAANLWVCSTCGHHFRMHAFDRISTLVDGDFTEIGGELIPGDPLGWTDKVSYAQKLQRDREKSQLTEGVVCGFGSIGGFPVALGVMDFNFRGGTMGTVVGERITQLFERARERKLPCVVFTASGGARMEEGMLALMQMAKTTLAVRRFHDEGGYYVSVLTDPTTGGVSASFAFQADVILAEAKAAIGFAGRRVIEQTIRQKLPENFQTAEFLLEKGALDMVVERKDVKSRLVRLLDYGLGGGRPTNGKAAAAPEPAASERPA